One window of Mixophyes fleayi isolate aMixFle1 chromosome 3, aMixFle1.hap1, whole genome shotgun sequence genomic DNA carries:
- the PROKR1 gene encoding prokineticin receptor 1 has product MDYDKVAASYSQNEELYLRNFTFPLNYSYSDYEFDNDDDVTKTRTFYAAKIVIGVALVCIMLICGIGNFIFIAALARYKKLRNLTNLLIANLAISDFIVAIVCCPFEMDYYVVKQLSWEHGHILCASVNYLRTVSLYVSTNALLAIAVDRYLAIVHPLKPRMNYQTASFLIALVWMISLLIAIPSAYFATESVLFIVKSQEKIFCGQIWPVDQQIYYKSYFLFIFGIEFVGPVLTMTLCYARISRELWFKTVPGFQTEQIRKRLRCRRKTVLVLMCILTAYVLCWAPFYGFTIVRDFFPTVFVKEKHYLSAFYIVECIAMSNSMINTMCFVTVKNNTMKYFKKIMLLKWRSSYNANKCSDELDIKTSAMPVTEEVDCIKLK; this is encoded by the exons ATGGACTACGACAAAGTGGCTGCCAGCTACAGCCAGAATGAAGAATTGTACCTGAGAAACTTCACCTTTCCATTAAACTACAGTTACAGTGACTATGAATTCGATAACGACGACGATGTGACCAAAACGAGAACATTTTATGCCGCAAAAATTGTAATTGGGGTGGCTCTTGTTTGTATTATGCTGATTTGTGGCATTGGAAATTTCATATTCATTGCAGCACTTGCAAGATACAAGAAGCTAAGGAATTTAACCAACCTGCTAATAGCCAACTTGGCCATTTCTGATTTCATCGTAGCCATAGTGTGCTGCCCCTTTGAAATGGACTATTATGTTGTGAAGCAGCTGTCTTGGGAACACGGCCACATCCTGTGTGCATCTGTCAATTATCTAAGAACTGTCTCACTCTATGTGTCAACTAATGCTCTACTCGCAATAGCTGTTGACAG gtACTTGGCCATTGTTCATCCACTGAAGCCACGGATGAATTACCAAACTGCTTCATTCCTGATTGCTTTGGTTTGGATGATCTCTTTACTCATTGCCATACCATCTGCATATTTTGCCACAGAATCCGTACTCTTTATTGTAAAAAgccaagaaaaaatattttgtggtcAAATCTGGCCAGTTGACCAGCAGATCTATTATAAATCGTATTTCCTTTTCATTTTTGGCATTGAGTTTGTTGGCCCAGTTTTGACGATGACTTTGTGTTATGCCAGGATCTCCAGAGAACTTTGGTTTAAAACAGTTCCTGGCTTCCAGACAGAACAAATACGTAAACGCCTGCGATGTCGAAGAAAGACAGTTTTGGTGTTGATGTGCATCCTCACAGCTTACGTTCTTTGCTGGGCCCCATTTTATGGATTTACCATTGTTCGTGATTTTTTCCCAACGGTTTTTGTGAAAGAAAAGCATTATCTTTCTGCTTTCTACATTGTAGAGTGCATTGCGATGAGTAACAGCATGATCAACACAATGTGCTTTGTAACTGTCAAAAACAATACTATGAAATATTTCAAAAAGATCATGCTTCTAAAATGGAGATCCTCTTACAATGCAAATAAATGTAGTGATGAGTTAGACATTAAGACAAGTGCCATGCCTGTTACAGAAGAGGTTGATTGCATTAAATTGAAgtaa